CCGGCAACATGGTGATCGACATAGGCGGTGGCACCACCGAGGTGGCGATCATCTCGATGGGCGGTGTGGTCACCAGCCAGTCGATCAGGGTGGGCGGCGACGAGCTCGACCAGGCGATCATCGCCTTCGCCAAGAAGGAGTACTCGCTGATGCTCGGCGAGCGCACCTCCGAGGAGATCAAGATGGCCATCGGTTCCGCGTGCATGCTCCCCGAGGAGAGTCACGCCGAGATTCGGGGCCGCGACCTGGTCAGCGGCCTGCCCAAGACGATCGTGGTGTCGGCCGCGGAGATCCGCAAGGCCATCGAGGAACCGCTGAACGCGATCGTCGACGCGGTCAAGACCACGCTCGACAAGTGCCCGCCCGAGCTTTCCGGAGACCTGATGGACCGAGGGATCGCCCTCACCGGGGGCGGGGCGCTCCTCAAGGGCATGGACGAGAGGCTGAAGGCCGAGACCGGCATGCCGATCCACCTCGTCGACAACGCCCTCGACTCCGTCGCGCTCGGCTCGGGCAAGTGCGTCGAGGACTTCGACGCCCTGCAGCAGGTCCTGGTCCCCGAGCCGCGGCACTGATGAAGGACACCCGCAGGGCACGGGTCAACCTGGGGCTGCTGCTGGCCGCCGCGCTCGTGCTCGTCACCATCGACCACCGCTCGGTCACGGAGTCGCCGTTCGGTCCGCTCAGGACGGCCGGCACGACGCTGTTCGGCGCCGCGGAGAGCGCGGGGGCGGGATTCGTGCGACCGGTCGGCGAGTTCTTCGAGACGATGGCCGGGGCTCCCTCGGCGCGAGGCCGCCTCGAGAAGCTGCGGGCGGAGAACCAGCGGCTCAGGCACGACCTGGCGGCGCAGAGTCTCGACCGGGGGCGATCCCGGGAGCTTCACAGGCTGCTCGGTGTGGCGGGGATCGGCGGATACAGGATCCTGCCCACCCAGGTGATCGCCCGGCGTGGCGCTCCCGGGTTCGAGGAGGCCGTCGAGCTCGACGTGGGGCGCACCGACGGGGTGCGCCCGGAGATGACCGTGCTGAACGCCGACGGCCTGGTCGGCAGGGTGGTCCAGGTGGGGCCGTCCACCTCGACGGTGGTCCTGCTCAGTGACCCCGCCTCGGCGGCCGGGGCCAGGCTGGAGGGCAGCAACGAGATCGGGGTGGTGCACGGCGTGGGGGAGAACGGCCGCCTGGTCCGCTTCCGGCTGCTCGACTCGACCGCGCCGATCATCCCCGGCCACCGCATCGTGAGCTTTGGTTCCCAGGGCGGCGCGCCGTACGTGGCGGGGGTGCCGATCGGCGTGGTGGAGCGGGTGGAGGCCACGCCGGGTGAGCTGACCCGCATCGCGTACGCGCGGCCGTCCGCCGATCTCACCGCGCTGGACGTGGTCGGGGTCGTGGTGCAGGCGCCGCGCCGTGACCCGCGGGACGCGGTGCTCCCTCCGGGCCCGCGCAAGGCGAAGGTTTCGACGCCGGGACGGTCCACGCCACGCTCACCCGGCTCCGAGTCCGGCTCCGAGTCCGATTCCGTCCCTGAGTCCGGCCCCGAGTCCGATTCCGGCTCGCGTGAGGCGGAGGCTCCCCGTGGCCGGCGAGAAGGGGTCTGACGGGATGGGCCGCAACGCGATCTTCGTGGTGCTGCTCCTGGGGATCATGATCGTCCAGGTGACCGTCGTCAACAGGCTTCCGCTGCCGGGGCAGGCCGCGCCGGATCTGGTGCTGCTCGCCGTGGTGGGGTACGCGCTGGCGCGCGGGGCCGCCGCGGGGGCCGTCATGGGCTTCGCAGCAGGTCTTGTCAGCGACCTGCTGCCGCCGGCGGCGCACCTGCTCGGGCACAACGCGCTCGTGTTCTGCCTCATCGGCTTCATGGCGGGACGGGCGGTGGAGAGCCAGCCGAGTGCGGGGCCGCTCGCGGCGCTGGCCTGCGCGGTCGCCGGCCCCGTGGTCGCTCTGATGACCGGCGCCCTGGTGGGGGATCCGCGGACCGGTGTGTCCATGCTCACGACGGTGCTGCCGCAGGCGATGGTCTACAACCTGCTCGCCGCGCCCCCCGTGGTGTGGATGGTGCGAAGGGTCGTCCGGGGGCCGGAGCCGCGCCTCATCCAGGTGCCCAGGTCCGCCCTGCGGAGCCGCGTATGAGGCCACGTACGCGGCCACGTACGCGGTGGGGGTCCGGCGGGCCGGGGAGCGGGGCGTGGACAGGGGGTTTCTGCGGGGTGTGCGGGGAGGAGCGGACATGGGCCTGATGCGGGGGCGTCTGGTCATGGTGCAGGTGCTGGTGGTGTCGATGCTGGCGTTGCTCGCGGTGCGGCTCTGGCAGGTGCAGGTGGTGCGAGGCACGGAGTACGTGGAGGCCGCGACCGAGACGCGCACGCGTGACGTCGTCGTCCCCGCGGTGCGCGGGCAGATCCTCGACGCGACGGGCCGTCCGCTGGTGCGCAACCGGACCACGCTGGTGGTCTCGGTCGACCGTACGCGCCTGAACCGGATGGCGGGCAACGGCGAGGAGGTGCTCCAGAGGCTGGCCACCGTGCTCGGCCGCCGTCCCACTGAGCTGCGGGAGCGGATCAGGGCGTGCGGCCCGGGGGTCGCCCGCCCCTGCTGGCCGGGATCCCCGTACCAGCCGATTCCCATCGACGTCGACGTCACCACGCGCGAGGCCCTGCAGATTCTGGAGCGGCAGGAGGAGTTCCCCGGGGTCACGGCCGAGGTGCAGGCCGTACGGGAGTATCCGGGCAGGAGCGCGGGCGCGCAGGCGCTCGGCTACCTGCAGCCGATCACGCAGGAGGAGCTGGACAGGCGCGACGGGCTCAGGGCGGCGTTCTCCGGGGTCGACCTGGTGGGCAGGGACGGCCTGGAGGCGGTCTACGACGTGCCGCTGCGGGGGACGCCCGGGATGCGGCGGGTGCAGGTCGACCGGCTCGGCAAGGTCATCGGGGTGGAGCGGCACGTGTCGCCGATCCCGGGCGACACGCTCATCACCAGCATCGACGCCAGGGTGCAGGCCCTGGCGGAGAAGGCGCTGGCCGAGGCGATGAAGGGCGCGCCCAAGGCCGACGGGGCGGCCGCGGTGGTGCTGGACGCGAGGACCAGCCGGGTGATCGCGCTGGCCAGCGCGCCGACGTACGATCCGGCGGTCTGGAGCGGGGGCATCTCCGAGGTGGAGTACCAGCGGCTGCTGTCCGGCAAGACCGGCAAGCCGCTGGTGTCGCGGGCGATCAAGGGCGAGTTCGCGCCCGGCTCGACGTTCAAGGTGTCGTCGGTGGCGGCGATGCTCAGGGACGGCTACCCGCTGCACGGCAAGTACGACTGCCCGGGGTCCTTCATGGTGGGCGACCGGCCGTTCAACAACTTCCGCGGCATCGGGCTGGGCACCCTCGACCTGCACACGGCGCTGGTGAAGTCCTGCGACACGATCTTCTACCGGGCGGCGTACGAGCAGTGGCTGCGCGACGGCGGGCTCAATCCCAAGGGGAGGACCAAGGAGCCGATGGCGAACATGGCGCGCGCCTATGGGTTCGGCCGCCCCACGGGCATCGACCTGCCGGGCGAGTCGCCGGGCAGGATTCCCGACCGGGCGTGGAAGAAGACGCTGTGGGCGGTGACCAAGGAGGACAACTGCAAGCGGGCCAAGACCGGCTATCCGGAGGTGGCCAAGAGCAGTCCCAGCAGGGCCGCCTTCCTCAAGCGGCTGGCGTACGAGAACTGCCTGGAGGGATTCCAGTGGCGGCCGGGTGACGCCGCCAACTTCTCCATCGGGCAGGGCGATGTGCTGGTGACGCCGCTGCAACTGGCGGCGGCCTACGCGGCGCTGGTCGGGGACGGCAAACTGCGCAGTCCCAAGGTGGGCTGGGCGCTGGTGCGTCCCGACGGCACCAAGGTCAAGGAGATCAAGGTGCCGGTGGTGGGCAGGCTGCCGATCTCGCGGGAGGAGCGGGCCTACATCAAGGGGGCGCTGAGCGAGGTCGCCTCCGACGGCACCGCGGCCGGGGCCTTCTCGGGATTCCCCATGGACAAGGTCAAGATCGGCGGAAAGACCGGCACCGCCGAGGTCTACGGCAAGGCTGACACGTCCTGGTTCGCCTCGTTCGCCCCGACGGACAAGCCGCGGTTCGTGATCGTCGCCATGGTGTCCCAGGGCGGGATGGGCGGCCAGACCGCGGCCCCGGCGGTACGGAAGATCTACGAGGGCATCTACGGGTTCAAACCCGACGGGAAGCCGTCCGCCTCGATCCTGCCGGACGGGCGCCCGGCGAGGGCGCTCCCGGTGATCGCCAAGGACGGGACGGTGTCGCGATGACGCCCGTGGCGCCGCCCGCGACGCCGGTGCCGGTGCTCGTGGGGATGTCCGCGGTCGCGCCCGCCTCGATGCCCGGTACGGCGTTCGCGGTGGGGCGCGGACCGGTGTCCGGTACGGCGTTCACGGCGGTGTTCGCGGTCGTACGTGGGCCGGTGTCAGGTACGGCGTTCGCGGTCGCATGTGGGCCGGTGTCCGCGGTTGTGTCCGGTACGGCGTTCGCGGTGGAGCTCGTGACGGCATCGGTGGTGACCGCCGTGACGGTGTCGGCGGTGACGTCCGCAGGGGAGGCGGCGTGAACCGGGCGGCCGCGCCGCCGAGGACGTCCCTGGCCGGGCGGACGGTGGCGGCGGCCTCCACGGTGGGCCGGATGGACGGGCTGATGCTGGTCGCCGTCGCCGCGCTGGCGGTGATCGGCACGATGCTGGTCTGGTCGTCGACCAGGACGTGGGCGGCCGGTTCCACGGGGCTGGTCAAGAAGCACATCCTCAACCTCGTCATCGGGGCCGTGCTGGCCGGTACGGCCGCGATGGTG
This region of Streptosporangium sp. NBC_01495 genomic DNA includes:
- the mrdA gene encoding penicillin-binding protein 2; its protein translation is MGLMRGRLVMVQVLVVSMLALLAVRLWQVQVVRGTEYVEAATETRTRDVVVPAVRGQILDATGRPLVRNRTTLVVSVDRTRLNRMAGNGEEVLQRLATVLGRRPTELRERIRACGPGVARPCWPGSPYQPIPIDVDVTTREALQILERQEEFPGVTAEVQAVREYPGRSAGAQALGYLQPITQEELDRRDGLRAAFSGVDLVGRDGLEAVYDVPLRGTPGMRRVQVDRLGKVIGVERHVSPIPGDTLITSIDARVQALAEKALAEAMKGAPKADGAAAVVLDARTSRVIALASAPTYDPAVWSGGISEVEYQRLLSGKTGKPLVSRAIKGEFAPGSTFKVSSVAAMLRDGYPLHGKYDCPGSFMVGDRPFNNFRGIGLGTLDLHTALVKSCDTIFYRAAYEQWLRDGGLNPKGRTKEPMANMARAYGFGRPTGIDLPGESPGRIPDRAWKKTLWAVTKEDNCKRAKTGYPEVAKSSPSRAAFLKRLAYENCLEGFQWRPGDAANFSIGQGDVLVTPLQLAAAYAALVGDGKLRSPKVGWALVRPDGTKVKEIKVPVVGRLPISREERAYIKGALSEVASDGTAAGAFSGFPMDKVKIGGKTGTAEVYGKADTSWFASFAPTDKPRFVIVAMVSQGGMGGQTAAPAVRKIYEGIYGFKPDGKPSASILPDGRPARALPVIAKDGTVSR
- the mreC gene encoding rod shape-determining protein MreC; protein product: MKDTRRARVNLGLLLAAALVLVTIDHRSVTESPFGPLRTAGTTLFGAAESAGAGFVRPVGEFFETMAGAPSARGRLEKLRAENQRLRHDLAAQSLDRGRSRELHRLLGVAGIGGYRILPTQVIARRGAPGFEEAVELDVGRTDGVRPEMTVLNADGLVGRVVQVGPSTSTVVLLSDPASAAGARLEGSNEIGVVHGVGENGRLVRFRLLDSTAPIIPGHRIVSFGSQGGAPYVAGVPIGVVERVEATPGELTRIAYARPSADLTALDVVGVVVQAPRRDPRDAVLPPGPRKAKVSTPGRSTPRSPGSESGSESDSVPESGPESDSGSREAEAPRGRREGV
- the mreD gene encoding rod shape-determining protein MreD; protein product: MAGEKGSDGMGRNAIFVVLLLGIMIVQVTVVNRLPLPGQAAPDLVLLAVVGYALARGAAAGAVMGFAAGLVSDLLPPAAHLLGHNALVFCLIGFMAGRAVESQPSAGPLAALACAVAGPVVALMTGALVGDPRTGVSMLTTVLPQAMVYNLLAAPPVVWMVRRVVRGPEPRLIQVPRSALRSRV
- a CDS encoding rod shape-determining protein; translation: MGSNLAFLGRDMAVDLGTANTLVYVRGRGIVLNEPSVVAINTATGKIVAVGIEAKRMIGRTPGNIVAIRPLKDGVIADFDVTERMLRYFIQRVHKRRHFAKPRIIIAVPSGITGVEQRAVKEAGYQAGARRVYIVEEPMAAAIGAGLPVHEPTGNMVIDIGGGTTEVAIISMGGVVTSQSIRVGGDELDQAIIAFAKKEYSLMLGERTSEEIKMAIGSACMLPEESHAEIRGRDLVSGLPKTIVVSAAEIRKAIEEPLNAIVDAVKTTLDKCPPELSGDLMDRGIALTGGGALLKGMDERLKAETGMPIHLVDNALDSVALGSGKCVEDFDALQQVLVPEPRH